The following are encoded in a window of Rosa chinensis cultivar Old Blush chromosome 4, RchiOBHm-V2, whole genome shotgun sequence genomic DNA:
- the LOC112198473 gene encoding uncharacterized protein LOC112198473 isoform X1 translates to MDRRMFLGVRKKRPIKRIKKKLLNKLLDYLTSDSYMFAPLISRPPSASTSSSKKKASVRGVEVKKPVREKKKLLKNVSDYLKSNSYMYAPLLAPPQSLISSRKGSSLHLERVTTFEVSKRKVILKGYKPNEKLADGILKDQACEGSLPEEIIKQQSSVQKETVKQKETFMVHNSCRSSSMPGKEMLGSQITKLID, encoded by the exons atggaCAGGAGAATGTTTCTGGGCGTCCGAAAGAAAAGACCCATTAAGCGTATTAAGAAGAAGCTGCTCAACAAATTGTTAGACTATCTCACGTCTGATTCTTACATGTTTGCTCCTTTAATTTCTCGTCCACCTTCTGCATCTACCTCATCAAGCAAGAAAAAAGCGTCTGTTAGAG GGGTGGAAGTAAAGAAACCCgttagagaaaagaagaagttgCTTAAGAATGTTAGTGACTATCTGAAGTCAAATTCTTACATGTATGCGCCCTTGCTTGCTCCTCCTCAGTCACTTATTAGCTCTCGTAAAG GGTCTTCACTACACCTTGAGAGGGTCACCACCTTCGAAGTTTCAAAGAGGAAAGTAATTTTGAAAGGCTACAAACCAAATGAAAAGTTGGCAGATGGGATATTAAAGGATCAAGCTTGCGAGGGCTCTCTTCCTGAAGAAATCATCAAGCAGCAATCCTCGGTGCAGAAAGAAACAGTGAAGCAAAAGGAAACCTTCATGGTTCACAATAGCTGTCGCTCATCATCTATGCCAG GGAAAGAAATGCTTGGCTCCCAGATAACGAAGCTTATTGACTGA
- the LOC112198473 gene encoding uncharacterized protein LOC112198473 isoform X2 → MDRRMFLGVRKKRPIKRIKKKLLNKLLDYLTSDSYMFAPLISRPPSASTSSSKKKASVRGVEVKKPVREKKKLLKNVSDYLKSNSYMYAPLLAPPQSLISSRKGSSLHLERVTTFEVSKRKVILKGYKPNEKLADGILKDQACEGSLPEEIIKQQSSVQKETVKQKETFMVHNSCRSSSMPGRIL, encoded by the exons atggaCAGGAGAATGTTTCTGGGCGTCCGAAAGAAAAGACCCATTAAGCGTATTAAGAAGAAGCTGCTCAACAAATTGTTAGACTATCTCACGTCTGATTCTTACATGTTTGCTCCTTTAATTTCTCGTCCACCTTCTGCATCTACCTCATCAAGCAAGAAAAAAGCGTCTGTTAGAG GGGTGGAAGTAAAGAAACCCgttagagaaaagaagaagttgCTTAAGAATGTTAGTGACTATCTGAAGTCAAATTCTTACATGTATGCGCCCTTGCTTGCTCCTCCTCAGTCACTTATTAGCTCTCGTAAAG GGTCTTCACTACACCTTGAGAGGGTCACCACCTTCGAAGTTTCAAAGAGGAAAGTAATTTTGAAAGGCTACAAACCAAATGAAAAGTTGGCAGATGGGATATTAAAGGATCAAGCTTGCGAGGGCTCTCTTCCTGAAGAAATCATCAAGCAGCAATCCTCGGTGCAGAAAGAAACAGTGAAGCAAAAGGAAACCTTCATGGTTCACAATAGCTGTCGCTCATCATCTATGCCAGGTCGCATTCTCTAG